In one window of Paenarthrobacter nicotinovorans DNA:
- a CDS encoding DUF6328 family protein: MAEQEQVPRIGRNESTEERMDRNWMELIQELRVLQTGVQILGGFLLTLPFQSRFGELDDWQRGLYLFNVMVAALTTVLIVIPVSVHRRLFRRGLKATLVSSADIVTKWALGGVALLIVGSATLVFDFTAGRTAGIVAGGFIVLTLLLLVVGMPLWLYRRGMSSNGHNKEE, translated from the coding sequence ATGGCAGAACAGGAACAAGTTCCCAGAATCGGCAGGAACGAGTCCACGGAAGAACGCATGGACCGCAACTGGATGGAACTCATCCAGGAGCTGCGGGTATTGCAAACGGGCGTCCAGATCCTGGGTGGCTTCCTGTTGACACTGCCGTTCCAGTCACGATTCGGGGAACTGGACGACTGGCAGCGCGGCCTTTACCTGTTCAACGTGATGGTGGCTGCCCTCACTACAGTGCTCATCGTCATTCCGGTCAGCGTTCATCGGCGACTCTTCCGCCGCGGGCTCAAGGCCACACTCGTCTCCAGCGCCGACATTGTCACCAAATGGGCCTTGGGAGGCGTCGCACTACTGATCGTAGGGTCCGCCACGCTGGTCTTCGATTTCACAGCTGGAAGGACCGCAGGCATTGTGGCCGGCGGCTTCATTGTCCTGACGTTGCTGTTGCTGGTGGTCGGCATGCCCCTGTGGCTCTACCGCCGGGGAATGAGCAGCAACGGACACAACAAGGAGGAGTGA
- a CDS encoding Dps family protein — protein sequence MKASQQLADNLQIVLTDLIELQLQGKQAHWNIVGPNFRDLHLQLDELVLATRQFADDTAERMRALHALPDGRSATIAKGTRLEEFPAGLVNTKNAVKLVTDRVERAVQTMRDVHDEVDEEDPTTADLLHAFIARLEQLVWMINAEIMNAGAAVTDPDEA from the coding sequence ATGAAAGCGTCACAGCAGCTTGCAGACAACCTTCAAATCGTCCTGACAGACCTCATCGAGCTGCAGCTCCAGGGAAAGCAGGCACACTGGAACATCGTGGGACCGAACTTCCGCGATCTTCACCTCCAGCTGGACGAACTCGTCCTGGCCACCCGCCAGTTCGCTGACGACACCGCCGAGCGCATGCGTGCCCTCCATGCCCTGCCGGACGGCCGCAGCGCGACCATCGCCAAGGGCACCCGCCTGGAGGAATTCCCGGCAGGCCTGGTCAACACCAAGAACGCCGTCAAGCTGGTTACCGACCGCGTGGAACGCGCTGTCCAGACCATGCGCGACGTCCATGACGAGGTGGACGAGGAAGATCCCACGACGGCGGACCTGCTGCACGCGTTTATCGCCCGCCTTGAGCAACTGGTCTGGATGATCAACGCAGAGATCATGAACGCCGGCGCTGCCGTTACCGATCCGGACGAAGCCTGA
- a CDS encoding DNA topoisomerase IB: MPRLKRSDLSKPGIVRRKVGTGFSYRHPDGSLVSKEDRQRINALAIPPAWTDVWISPYEHGHILATGVDAAGRSQYIYHPGWRERKDTEKFIRAAKLGLVLPTVRRNVTVHLQDAADPRQQTLAAAVRFMDLGALRVGSEVYMKQNGSYGLTTLRCRHARVEGPDVFLKFPGKSGQLWDTSIHDPALAAFLEPLADRPGKERLLAYQANGTWVSVDASMINEYLRGISGEAYTSKDFRTWKGTAAAALCLIKSGHKGTPRQAIVRAIKEASELLGNTPSVARSSYVDPRIIEGYLSEELKDVKPTEASVAAYLNGETSS, from the coding sequence ATGCCGCGGCTGAAGAGAAGCGACCTTTCCAAGCCCGGCATCGTCCGCCGGAAGGTTGGTACGGGGTTCAGCTACCGCCACCCTGACGGCAGTCTGGTCAGCAAGGAGGATCGCCAGCGCATCAACGCGCTGGCGATCCCGCCTGCATGGACCGATGTGTGGATCAGTCCCTACGAGCATGGCCACATCCTGGCCACGGGAGTGGATGCTGCCGGACGGAGCCAGTACATCTATCACCCTGGGTGGCGGGAACGTAAGGACACCGAGAAGTTCATCCGTGCAGCCAAACTTGGCCTGGTGCTGCCAACGGTCCGCCGCAACGTGACGGTCCATCTCCAGGACGCCGCGGATCCCCGGCAGCAGACGCTCGCAGCAGCTGTACGGTTCATGGACCTTGGCGCGCTGCGCGTAGGTTCCGAGGTCTACATGAAACAGAACGGTTCCTACGGACTCACCACCCTCCGATGCCGCCACGCGCGGGTGGAGGGCCCTGACGTCTTCCTTAAGTTCCCCGGCAAGAGCGGCCAGCTCTGGGATACCTCCATCCACGATCCCGCTTTGGCGGCCTTTTTGGAGCCGCTGGCGGACCGTCCCGGCAAGGAACGGCTGCTTGCTTACCAGGCCAACGGCACCTGGGTGTCGGTGGATGCGTCCATGATCAATGAATACCTCAGGGGCATCTCAGGGGAGGCGTACACCTCCAAGGATTTCCGGACCTGGAAAGGCACTGCGGCTGCCGCCCTCTGCCTCATCAAGTCCGGGCATAAGGGAACCCCCAGGCAAGCCATTGTGCGGGCCATCAAAGAGGCGTCCGAACTCTTGGGCAACACGCCCTCTGTGGCGCGTTCCTCCTATGTGGATCCGCGGATTATCGAGGGCTACCTCTCGGAGGAGCTTAAAGACGTCAAGCCAACGGAAGCGTCGGTTGCCGCCTACTTGAACGGCGAAACATCGAGTTAA
- a CDS encoding TetR/AcrR family transcriptional regulator, whose protein sequence is MPRRIDTEARSAAIAEASLRVLERDGLSGLSVRGVAAEAGIAAASLRRAFATQHALREFCLQLIEDRVTARIAALELTGRALVDGLLLQLLPLDKERRLELVAQVQLGVLSLTDSALRPAAIRLSEGVDRVCHVALQLLAEAGQFNPGRDPGYEAQRLRALLDGIAMHGLWSGELPEAGPMLRVLSRHLDELAGP, encoded by the coding sequence ATGCCCCGGAGAATCGATACAGAGGCACGCAGTGCAGCAATTGCGGAAGCTTCCCTGCGGGTCCTCGAACGTGATGGCCTTTCGGGCCTTTCAGTGCGCGGGGTGGCAGCGGAAGCGGGCATCGCAGCCGCTTCGCTACGGCGTGCGTTTGCCACGCAACATGCCCTGCGGGAGTTCTGCCTGCAACTCATTGAGGACCGGGTCACCGCCCGAATCGCCGCCCTTGAGCTCACTGGCCGGGCGTTGGTTGATGGCTTGCTCCTGCAGTTGCTTCCTCTCGACAAGGAACGGCGGCTGGAACTCGTGGCGCAGGTCCAGCTTGGTGTCCTCTCACTGACGGATAGTGCACTACGTCCTGCCGCGATCAGGCTCAGCGAGGGAGTGGACCGCGTGTGTCACGTTGCCCTCCAGCTCCTGGCCGAAGCGGGACAGTTCAACCCGGGGCGCGACCCCGGCTATGAAGCCCAGCGCTTGCGTGCGCTCCTTGATGGGATCGCGATGCACGGATTGTGGAGCGGTGAACTCCCGGAGGCGGGTCCGATGCTCCGGGTGCTCTCGCGCCATCTCGACGAGCTGGCGGGTCCCTAG
- a CDS encoding HPr family phosphocarrier protein, giving the protein MPERTATIASRVGLHARPAAIFAEAAGDLDIDVTIARPGEPADDAMDAASILSLMSLGAAHGDVVVLRAEGEGADAALDSLVKILETDHDAE; this is encoded by the coding sequence ATGCCTGAACGTACAGCCACCATCGCTAGCCGCGTCGGCCTCCACGCCCGCCCGGCAGCCATCTTCGCCGAGGCTGCGGGAGACCTGGATATCGATGTCACCATCGCCCGCCCGGGAGAGCCAGCCGACGACGCCATGGACGCCGCCAGCATCCTTTCCCTGATGAGCCTGGGCGCTGCCCACGGTGACGTGGTGGTGCTGCGTGCCGAAGGTGAAGGTGCGGACGCAGCACTGGACAGCCTGGTGAAGATCCTCGAAACGGACCACGACGCCGAGTAG
- a CDS encoding PTS fructose transporter subunit IIABC: protein MTQLITPQLVTLDQNLGDSPADVIRVLAGKVAASGRASEVEGLFADAFAREQKTATGVPGGIAIPHCRSAAVTEPALAMARLSHKVDFGAKDGPADLIFFIAAPDGADQEHLKLLSKLARSLIKKDFTAALRAAASPEEIVELVDGALADKPAAAPAAAAAPAENTTTTAAPKRIVAVTACPTGIAHTYMAADSLVAAAKEMGVDLQVETQGSSGAKPLDPAVIAAADAVIFAVDVDVRGKERFAGKPVINAPVKRGIDEPTKMVEEALAAAVDPHARRVPHFGAEEQAERAEEEKGEHIGQKLKRALLTGVSYMIPFVAGGGLLIALGFLMGGYLITNFADKIVVENSIFNLPTDFPENAWGPLGAYIGAVLFKIGALSLGFLVPALAGYIAYAIADRPGIAPGFVAGAVSGFMGAGFLGGIVGGLLAGYVAYQIGKLDVPRWLRGLMPVVIIPLLASLVASGLMFLILGRPIVDLTNALNAGLSSLTGAGAVVLGIILGLMMCFDLGGPVNKVAYAFAVAGLGAASVSNQAPWQIMAAVMAAGMVPPLAMALATVLDKKLFSLAERENGKAAWLLGASFISEGAIPFAAADPLRVIPASMVGGAVTGALSMAFGVTSKAPHGGLFVFFAIDNFLLFFLSIAVGVVITALLVIALKRWAVKKPVEAETTPATVSV, encoded by the coding sequence GTGACCCAGCTGATCACCCCACAATTGGTCACCCTCGACCAAAACCTGGGCGACTCCCCCGCCGACGTCATCCGCGTCCTGGCAGGCAAAGTTGCCGCCTCCGGCCGAGCTTCCGAGGTTGAGGGGCTCTTCGCCGACGCCTTCGCCCGCGAGCAGAAGACGGCGACCGGCGTCCCCGGCGGCATCGCCATCCCGCACTGCCGCTCGGCCGCCGTCACGGAGCCTGCCCTTGCCATGGCCCGCCTCTCCCACAAGGTGGACTTCGGTGCCAAGGACGGCCCGGCTGACCTCATCTTCTTTATCGCAGCCCCGGACGGCGCCGACCAGGAACACCTGAAGCTGCTCTCCAAGCTGGCACGTTCACTGATCAAGAAGGACTTCACCGCAGCACTGCGCGCGGCGGCCTCTCCCGAAGAGATCGTGGAACTGGTTGACGGCGCCTTGGCAGACAAGCCGGCTGCTGCACCAGCCGCTGCGGCTGCTCCCGCAGAAAACACGACGACGACTGCCGCACCCAAGCGCATCGTCGCAGTGACCGCCTGCCCAACCGGCATCGCACACACGTACATGGCGGCTGATTCGCTGGTTGCCGCTGCAAAGGAAATGGGCGTTGACCTGCAGGTCGAGACCCAGGGCTCCTCCGGCGCCAAGCCGCTGGATCCGGCAGTGATTGCTGCGGCCGACGCCGTGATCTTCGCCGTCGACGTCGACGTCCGCGGCAAGGAGCGCTTCGCCGGCAAGCCGGTCATCAACGCTCCGGTCAAGCGTGGCATCGATGAGCCCACCAAGATGGTCGAGGAAGCCCTGGCTGCCGCCGTCGACCCCCACGCACGCCGTGTTCCGCACTTCGGTGCCGAAGAGCAGGCTGAGCGTGCCGAGGAGGAAAAGGGCGAGCACATCGGCCAGAAGCTGAAGCGCGCACTCCTCACCGGCGTCAGCTACATGATTCCGTTCGTTGCGGGTGGCGGCCTCTTGATCGCCCTTGGCTTCCTCATGGGCGGTTATCTCATCACCAACTTCGCCGACAAGATCGTTGTTGAAAACAGCATCTTCAACCTTCCCACCGATTTCCCCGAGAACGCCTGGGGTCCGCTGGGTGCCTACATCGGCGCAGTCCTGTTCAAGATCGGCGCCCTGTCCCTCGGGTTCCTGGTTCCCGCACTGGCCGGTTACATTGCCTACGCCATCGCTGACCGCCCGGGTATCGCCCCCGGCTTTGTAGCCGGTGCTGTGTCCGGCTTCATGGGCGCCGGCTTCCTGGGAGGCATCGTTGGTGGTCTCCTGGCCGGCTACGTGGCCTACCAGATCGGCAAGCTGGACGTCCCGCGCTGGCTTCGCGGCCTGATGCCCGTGGTGATCATCCCTCTGCTCGCGTCCCTGGTGGCGTCCGGTTTGATGTTCCTGATCCTCGGCCGTCCGATCGTGGATCTGACCAACGCCCTCAATGCCGGACTTTCCAGCCTCACGGGAGCCGGAGCTGTGGTCCTCGGCATCATCCTGGGCCTCATGATGTGCTTCGACCTCGGTGGTCCCGTCAACAAGGTTGCGTACGCATTTGCCGTTGCGGGCCTCGGTGCTGCGAGTGTCAGCAACCAGGCTCCCTGGCAGATCATGGCAGCCGTCATGGCTGCAGGTATGGTTCCGCCGCTGGCCATGGCCCTCGCCACCGTCCTGGACAAGAAACTGTTCTCCTTGGCAGAGCGTGAAAATGGCAAGGCAGCCTGGCTCCTCGGGGCATCCTTCATCTCCGAAGGCGCCATCCCGTTCGCAGCTGCTGATCCACTCCGTGTGATCCCCGCCAGCATGGTGGGCGGCGCCGTCACCGGTGCCCTGTCGATGGCCTTCGGTGTCACCTCCAAGGCTCCACACGGCGGTTTGTTCGTCTTCTTCGCCATCGACAACTTCCTGCTGTTCTTCCTTTCGATCGCCGTCGGCGTGGTCATCACTGCGCTGCTGGTCATCGCCCTCAAGCGTTGGGCCGTGAAGAAGCCGGTAGAGGCAGAAACCACCCCGGCAACCGTCAGCGTCTAG
- a CDS encoding 1-phosphofructokinase family hexose kinase — protein sequence MIVTLTANPSLDRTVELPGALARGEVQRAVAVHQESGGKGVNVSRALVASGLETLAVLPGADSDPVLSGLHDGGVPFAALPIGQALRSNVTLTEPDGVTTKINEPGPELSGEQQEALIGLLLERSRGASWVVLAGSLPPGVPADFYATIARRLRSNADGTAAPGIAIDSSGAPLAAALVGDAAGKPDLLKPNAEELAELAAAAGFTNVYTADELEADPAKAAQAAAAVVASGVGAVLATLGSKGAVLVTADGAWFATHPPIKAVSTVGAGDSSLAGYLLAATQGGSAQDCLRQAVAHGAAAASLPGSTVPAVHQTTPDAVSITALQKESQ from the coding sequence ATGATCGTCACGCTCACCGCCAACCCCAGCCTGGACCGCACGGTGGAACTCCCGGGCGCCCTGGCCCGCGGCGAAGTTCAGCGCGCGGTGGCCGTCCACCAGGAATCCGGCGGAAAGGGCGTCAACGTTTCCCGGGCGCTCGTGGCCTCCGGCCTCGAAACGTTGGCAGTCCTTCCCGGCGCGGATTCAGACCCCGTCCTGTCCGGACTGCACGACGGCGGCGTGCCCTTTGCGGCGCTGCCCATCGGTCAGGCGCTGCGCAGCAACGTCACGCTCACCGAACCGGATGGGGTCACCACCAAGATCAACGAACCCGGCCCGGAGCTGAGTGGCGAACAGCAGGAAGCCCTGATCGGGCTGCTGCTGGAGCGCTCCCGTGGCGCCAGCTGGGTGGTTCTCGCAGGCTCGCTCCCACCAGGGGTGCCCGCGGATTTCTACGCCACAATCGCGCGTCGGCTCCGGTCGAACGCTGATGGAACGGCCGCCCCCGGCATCGCCATCGACTCCTCCGGAGCTCCGCTTGCGGCGGCCCTGGTGGGCGATGCCGCAGGAAAGCCCGACCTCCTCAAGCCGAACGCGGAAGAGCTTGCCGAGCTCGCCGCCGCCGCCGGTTTCACCAACGTCTACACAGCTGACGAACTGGAAGCGGACCCGGCCAAAGCCGCCCAAGCCGCTGCCGCCGTCGTCGCCAGCGGTGTAGGCGCCGTTCTCGCAACACTCGGGTCCAAGGGCGCAGTCCTGGTGACCGCAGACGGAGCGTGGTTCGCCACGCATCCGCCGATCAAGGCAGTCAGCACGGTGGGCGCAGGGGATTCTTCCCTTGCCGGCTACCTGCTGGCCGCAACCCAGGGCGGTTCCGCGCAGGACTGCCTCCGTCAAGCCGTGGCACATGGTGCCGCAGCTGCTTCGCTGCCGGGCTCCACTGTCCCGGCAGTCCACCAGACAACCCCCGACGCCGTATCCATCACGGCCCTCCAGAAGGAATCACAGTGA
- a CDS encoding DeoR/GlpR family DNA-binding transcription regulator, with the protein MFAEERQQLISALVAERGRVSVTDLADRFSITTETIRRDLAALEVSGNLRRVHGGAVPSDRLSTREESILERAVQRQAEKLRIANAALALIPEPTTGSILLDAGSTTETLADLLAQRTPSTNGNDELVVITHAIPIAGKLSSTQGVALQILGGRVRGLTQAAVGQSTVEAAYRLRPDIAFVGANGIHAVFGLSTPDPEEAAVKAAFVQSARRVVALADSSKLDAETLVQFATLKDVDTLITDQQPSAELAAALADAGVDVVIA; encoded by the coding sequence GTGTTCGCAGAAGAACGCCAGCAACTGATCTCCGCACTCGTCGCAGAGCGCGGACGCGTGAGCGTCACGGACCTCGCAGACCGTTTCAGCATCACCACCGAAACCATCCGCCGCGACCTCGCGGCCCTTGAAGTTTCCGGAAATCTCCGCCGCGTCCACGGCGGCGCAGTCCCCTCCGACCGCCTGAGCACCCGCGAGGAGAGCATCCTGGAGCGGGCAGTGCAGCGCCAGGCCGAAAAACTCCGTATCGCGAACGCCGCTCTTGCACTGATCCCGGAACCCACCACCGGCAGCATCCTGCTCGACGCCGGTTCCACCACTGAAACCCTGGCGGACCTGCTGGCCCAGCGGACTCCGTCCACCAATGGGAACGACGAGCTCGTGGTCATCACCCACGCGATTCCGATTGCCGGCAAGCTCTCCTCCACGCAGGGCGTCGCACTCCAGATCCTCGGCGGCCGTGTCCGCGGACTCACGCAGGCCGCCGTCGGGCAGTCCACCGTTGAGGCCGCTTACAGGCTTCGTCCGGACATCGCCTTCGTGGGCGCCAACGGGATCCACGCCGTCTTCGGGCTCAGCACGCCGGATCCCGAGGAAGCCGCGGTGAAAGCCGCTTTCGTCCAGTCCGCCCGCCGCGTTGTAGCCCTGGCCGACTCGTCCAAGCTGGATGCCGAAACACTGGTCCAGTTCGCCACCCTGAAGGATGTTGACACCTTGATTACTGACCAGCAGCCCTCGGCTGAACTTGCGGCGGCTTTGGCCGACGCCGGCGTCGACGTGGTGATCGCATGA
- a CDS encoding GAF and ANTAR domain-containing protein, producing MNVELALPDAASAPDEVSVPEQLQDLVIDSEDVGGFLGELAVFSAAAVSNAVGVNVHCGITLSRRRRTATVAGSTPEARLIDEVQQAYGDGPCLEAMRSHATVHVPDTSTEGRWPDYCKVIADRGHLSALCVPLELDEGATAALNFFAPRIDAFDAATIRDCELYASQAERSLRLAVRIGVKQQHADDLQDAMQSRTVIDLACGIIMGQNRCSQDDAFQILKKASSARNQKLRDVAESLIKSVAKESPVAHFEP from the coding sequence ATGAACGTTGAATTGGCGCTGCCTGATGCCGCCTCGGCGCCCGACGAAGTTTCGGTGCCCGAGCAGCTTCAGGACCTCGTTATCGATAGCGAAGACGTCGGTGGATTCCTCGGAGAGCTTGCTGTGTTTTCCGCAGCGGCAGTGTCCAATGCGGTGGGTGTGAACGTGCATTGTGGCATCACATTGAGCAGGCGGAGGCGGACGGCCACGGTGGCCGGAAGCACCCCGGAAGCCAGATTGATTGACGAAGTACAGCAGGCGTACGGGGACGGCCCATGCCTGGAAGCAATGCGTAGCCATGCCACCGTGCATGTGCCCGACACCTCCACCGAGGGGCGCTGGCCCGACTACTGCAAGGTCATCGCGGACCGTGGCCATCTTTCGGCACTCTGTGTCCCTTTGGAGCTGGACGAAGGTGCAACCGCGGCCCTTAACTTCTTCGCTCCGCGGATCGACGCTTTTGACGCGGCCACCATCCGGGACTGTGAGCTCTATGCCAGCCAGGCCGAACGCTCATTGCGCCTGGCAGTCCGGATCGGAGTAAAGCAGCAGCACGCCGATGACCTCCAGGATGCGATGCAGTCCCGCACCGTGATCGACCTCGCGTGCGGCATCATCATGGGGCAGAACAGGTGCAGCCAGGACGACGCCTTCCAGATCCTCAAAAAGGCCTCAAGCGCCCGGAACCAGAAGCTGCGTGACGTCGCCGAGTCGCTGATCAAGAGCGTTGCGAAAGAGTCACCCGTGGCTCATTTCGAACCCTGA
- a CDS encoding glutamate--cysteine ligase, which produces MRTFGVEEELLIADPSDGMPLALATDILDVAAAHGGDVDGDAASLKSEFKQEQIEVNSRPCRTAAELRAEIRAGRALSDKAARAVGARVAALATPPVFHATPTLGNQRYAAMGTEFGLISREQLTCGFHVHVSIESPEEGVGVLDRMRHWLPVLLALSANSPFWMGADTGFASYRTQIWNRWPTAGPMDVFGSADAYRAVLGALLGTGVPMDEGMIYFDARLSRGHPTVELRIADVCLYAEDALTLAVIARALVETSAAEWRSGDPPSSALTQVIRMANWKASRFGINRELLHPQDQSPVAAPEVAGALLRHIKPALGKAGDLSLARAGVAGILRRGSGERLQRQAYARRRRLSDVVTAAIASTHEYGELSDAGLLSH; this is translated from the coding sequence GTGCGCACGTTTGGTGTCGAGGAGGAACTTCTGATTGCCGATCCTTCGGACGGCATGCCATTGGCCCTCGCCACAGACATTCTGGACGTGGCGGCTGCCCACGGCGGGGATGTTGACGGTGACGCCGCTTCCCTGAAGTCCGAATTCAAGCAGGAGCAGATCGAAGTTAACTCCCGCCCTTGCCGGACGGCTGCTGAGCTCAGGGCTGAAATCCGTGCCGGCCGGGCCTTGTCCGACAAGGCGGCCAGAGCCGTGGGTGCGCGGGTGGCCGCGCTGGCTACCCCGCCGGTATTCCATGCGACGCCCACCTTGGGCAATCAGCGCTACGCTGCCATGGGCACGGAATTCGGCCTGATTTCGCGTGAGCAACTCACATGCGGTTTTCATGTCCACGTATCCATCGAGTCGCCTGAGGAAGGCGTTGGGGTCCTGGACCGCATGCGGCACTGGCTCCCCGTGCTGCTTGCCCTCAGCGCCAACTCTCCCTTCTGGATGGGGGCCGACACCGGCTTCGCGAGCTATCGAACACAGATCTGGAACCGGTGGCCTACTGCCGGGCCCATGGACGTATTTGGTTCGGCCGATGCATACCGCGCAGTCCTGGGGGCGCTGCTGGGCACCGGAGTTCCCATGGACGAGGGCATGATCTACTTCGACGCCCGCCTTTCCAGGGGCCATCCAACTGTCGAACTCCGGATCGCGGATGTTTGCCTCTACGCAGAAGACGCGCTCACCCTGGCGGTGATCGCGCGCGCTCTCGTGGAAACTTCGGCCGCTGAATGGCGGTCGGGCGATCCGCCGTCGAGTGCTTTGACCCAGGTCATCCGCATGGCCAACTGGAAGGCGAGCCGCTTTGGCATCAACCGCGAGCTGCTTCACCCGCAGGACCAGAGCCCGGTTGCTGCTCCGGAAGTTGCCGGCGCCTTGCTGCGCCACATCAAGCCTGCCCTGGGCAAGGCCGGAGACCTGTCGCTGGCGCGGGCCGGGGTGGCCGGCATCCTCCGCCGCGGTTCAGGCGAGCGGCTGCAGCGCCAGGCGTACGCGCGCCGGCGGCGGCTGTCCGACGTCGTGACCGCAGCCATCGCCTCCACGCACGAGTACGGGGAACTTTCGGACGCCGGGCTGCTCAGCCACTAG
- a CDS encoding VOC family protein — protein sequence MNISLKYAHVTVNDVDESLAFYRDALGLEVRNDVGSDGQRWVTLGSDAQPDLELVLSPPHAGRSQADGDAIQELLTKGVMPMLVFSTDDLDATFEKLRASGAEVLQEPIDQPWGPRDCAFRDPSGNMIRINQG from the coding sequence ATGAACATTTCATTGAAGTACGCACACGTCACTGTCAACGATGTCGATGAGTCGCTCGCCTTCTACCGCGACGCGCTCGGCCTGGAGGTCCGCAACGACGTCGGCTCCGATGGCCAGCGCTGGGTGACCTTGGGCAGCGACGCCCAGCCCGACCTCGAACTGGTCCTCTCCCCGCCGCACGCCGGCCGCTCCCAGGCTGACGGCGACGCCATCCAGGAACTCCTCACCAAGGGCGTCATGCCGATGCTCGTCTTCAGCACGGACGACCTCGACGCCACCTTCGAGAAACTCCGGGCGTCCGGCGCAGAGGTCCTCCAGGAACCGATCGACCAGCCGTGGGGACCGCGCGACTGCGCCTTCCGCGACCCCTCCGGCAACATGATCCGCATCAACCAGGGCTGA
- a CDS encoding helix-turn-helix transcriptional regulator, whose amino-acid sequence MTPQELANLAHLRRARDFIDREYARPLDVPTMAAGALMSPAHFSRQFKAAYGESPYNYLMTRRIERAMALLRAGTSVTDACMEVGCTSLGSFSSRFTEIVGITPSEYRSREHHAVKAMPNCIAKQHTRPDRKGNTNLSRIEEAQAPKLQ is encoded by the coding sequence ATGACACCGCAGGAACTGGCCAATCTGGCCCATCTGCGGCGCGCCCGCGACTTCATAGACCGCGAGTACGCGCGTCCTTTGGACGTGCCCACCATGGCAGCCGGCGCCCTCATGTCACCGGCGCACTTCTCCCGCCAGTTCAAGGCCGCATACGGCGAATCGCCCTACAACTACCTGATGACCCGGCGGATAGAACGGGCCATGGCCCTCCTTCGTGCCGGGACCAGCGTTACGGATGCCTGCATGGAAGTCGGCTGTACCTCCCTGGGCTCCTTCAGCAGCCGCTTCACTGAAATCGTAGGGATCACGCCCAGCGAGTACCGCTCCCGGGAGCACCACGCCGTGAAAGCCATGCCGAACTGCATCGCCAAACAGCACACTCGCCCCGACAGGAAGGGCAACACCAACCTGAGCAGGATTGAAGAAGCGCAGGCTCCCAAGCTGCAATAG
- a CDS encoding alpha/beta hydrolase produces MESVVWSKPENQRKGTPLLVMLHGYGTSEQRMVNLFDQLPTDFTCAALRGPKVIGDDYGWFLLDYFLTNDFADVIASTNAVFDWINSVKDNHSSVSLLGYSQGMAMASTLLRLRPGSFKATVGLSGFVLDNDLLALSESFDTPPPFFWGRDNADPVINEDAIAHTEEWLNANTALTARTYPGMGHRIDPVELVDVSAFLKYYVLG; encoded by the coding sequence ATGGAATCAGTGGTCTGGTCAAAGCCCGAAAACCAGCGCAAGGGCACTCCTTTGCTGGTGATGCTGCATGGTTACGGCACCAGCGAGCAGCGCATGGTCAACCTTTTTGACCAACTGCCCACGGACTTCACCTGTGCCGCGTTGCGGGGGCCCAAGGTTATCGGCGACGATTACGGGTGGTTCCTGCTGGACTACTTCCTGACCAACGACTTCGCGGATGTGATTGCCTCCACAAATGCGGTGTTCGACTGGATCAACTCCGTGAAAGACAACCACAGCAGCGTCAGTTTGCTCGGCTACTCACAGGGCATGGCCATGGCCAGCACGCTTCTGCGGTTGCGGCCCGGGTCGTTCAAAGCCACCGTCGGCTTGTCCGGATTTGTCCTGGACAACGACCTGCTTGCCCTGAGTGAATCATTCGACACCCCGCCGCCGTTCTTTTGGGGAAGGGACAATGCGGACCCCGTGATCAACGAGGACGCGATCGCCCACACGGAGGAGTGGTTGAACGCCAACACGGCGTTGACGGCACGTACCTATCCCGGGATGGGGCACCGGATAGACCCTGTCGAATTGGTGGATGTCAGTGCTTTCCTGAAGTACTACGTGCTGGGCTAG